GCGGCCGAGCTCGGCGAGTGGTGGCGGGGCGCGGGCTGCGGCTGCGCGGGGTCGCGGCTGCTGCCGGTGGAGGCGAACGGCACGCCGGCGTTCGCCCAGTACCGCCGGCGGAGGACGGCGCGGGGTGGACGCCGTGGGGCATCACCCTGCTGGAGATCGTCGACGGCCGGATCGCCACCATGACCAACCACATGGACGTGGAGCGGCTGTTCCCGCTCTGGGGCCTGCCGATGCGCCTGACCACCGACCCGCGCGCCACCGACGCCTGACGCACCGCCGTCGCCCGAAGCACCGCCGTGGCCTGACGCACCGCCGTCGCCCGACGCACCGCCGTCGCCCGACGCACCGTCAGGCCCGGGCGGTCTCGCGGGTGGCGCCCCATGAGGCGAGCAGCCGCAGGCGGTCCTCGGACGGGGAGCCGGGTTCGGCGGTGTAGACGGTGAGGACGAGGTCGGGGTCGGCGGTCAGCCGCATCCCCTCGTAGGCGAGGGTGAGGTCGCCGACCGCCGGGTGGTGGAAGTGCTTGGTGCCGGTGCCGTGGTGGCGGACGTCGTGGGCGCCCCAGCGGGTGCGGAACTCGTCGCTGCGGGTGGAGAGTTCGCCGACCAGGTCGTGCAGCCGGCGGTCGTGGGGGTTGCGGCCGGCCTCGGTGCGCAGGATTGCGACGGTGATGTCGGCGTGCCCGTCCCACCCGGGGTGGAAGCGGCGGGCGGCGGGGTCGAGGAACTGGAAGCGGGCGAAGTTCGGCGGGTGCGGCCCGGCACTCGCGTAGACGTCGGCGTAGAAGGCGCGGGCGAGCGGGTTGGCGGCGACCAGGTCGGTCCGGCCGTTGCGGACGAACGCGGGGCCGCCGGTGATCGCGTCCAGCGTCCACTGGAGGCTGCGGTGCGGGGCCGGGGGCCGGTCCGCGCGGCGGCGCGGGCGGGTCAGCGCGTCGGAGCCGTCGGCGGCCCGGGCCAGGTGCAGCAGGTGGCTGCGTTCGGCGTCGTCGAGCCGCAGGGCCCGGGCGACGGCCTCCAGCACGGCCGGGGAGGCGCCGGCCAGGTGGCCGCGCTCCAGCCGGGCGTAGTACTCGACGCTGAGGTCCGCGAGCGCGGCGACCTCGCTGCGCCGCAGCCCGGGCACCCGGCGGCGCGGCCCGGCGGGCAGTCCGACCAGGTCGGGGGTGATCTTGGCGCGCCGCGAGGTCAGGAACTCGCGGACCTCCTGGCTGTTGTCCACTCCTCCGACAGTACGCGCCCGCGCCGCCCGGAGGGGTGCACCACCGGTACACCCCTCCGCGGTGCCTGGCCCCGCGCCGGACGGCGCGCTTGGCTGGGAGGGACGCACTCCCCCTCCCTTCCTCAGGAGCACCCGATGGAGTTCCTCCCGCAGCAGCCCACCGGCCGGGGCCCGGCCGAGTGGTTCACCGGCGACGTCTGGTGGGACGTCCTCGCGGCCGGCGCGGAGCCGTCCCGGCTGCGCGCCAACCTGGTCCGCTTCGCGCCGGGCGCGCGGACGCACTGGCACACCCACGCGCTCGGCCAGACCCTGCACGTGGTCTCCGGCACCGCCCTGGTCGGCACCCGGGACGGCACCGTGCTGGAGGCCCACCCGGGCGAGAGCGTGGTCTGCCCGCCGGGCGAGACGCACTGGCACGGCGCCGTCCCGGACCGTTTCATGGCCCACCTGGCGCTCTGGGAGGCCACCGCCGACGGCACGCCCGAGACCGTCTGGGCCGAGCCCGTCACCCCCGAGCAGTACGGCGCACCCCGGCACCGGAGCGATCCGGCCGCGCGGCACTGACGCCGCCCCCTCCCTCCCCCGCCGCGCCCGCACGACAAGGCGCTTTCCAGCCGATCGGAGAATCACCCGTTGGAGGGGAAGCCCGCCCTCTCCCCCGGCCCGCGCGCCCCGCGCCCCCATCATCGGGGACGTGGAACTCGCTCCCGCCCCACCGCAGTCCGCCTACCCGGTCCTGGTCGGCGGCGTCCCCGCCCCCGGCGACGGCTGGGTGCACTGGCCCCGCAGCAGCGCGATGCTCCGCGAGCCGTACGAGGTGCTCGCGCTGAAGGCCCGGCTCGACCACGGCCGCGCCGACCCGGCCGACCACGCGGACCCGCGGCTGGTCGGCCGGGTGGCCCGCTCGACCCCGGAGCAGGCCGCCACCGCGCTGGCCCGGGCCCGCGCGGCCCAGCCGCTCTGGGCCCGGGTGCCGCTGGAGCGGCGGCTGGAGTTCGTGGCGGCCTTCCACCGCCTGCTGCGGGAGCGCGCCGAGGAGGTGGTCGGGGCGCTGGTGGCCGAGGGGTACCCGGTGCGGGTGGCCCGCTGGTCGCTGGCCGCGGCGCTGGACCTCACCCACCCCGACACGCTGGCCCACACCCGGGCCGCCATGCGCTGGGAGGGCGAGCAGGACGGCCGCCTGGTGCGGCTGGTGCGCAAACCGGACGGGGTGGTCGGCCTCAGCCCGGCCCGCAACGCCCCGATGCTCACCGCGACGGCCGCCGTCCCGGTGCTGGCCGGCGGCAACGCGGTGGTGGTCAACGCCCCGCCCACGGCGCCGCTGAGCACCGCGTTCGTCTTCCACGAGCTGATCGCCCCGCTGCTGGCCGCGCACGGTGCCCCGCCCGGGGCGCTCAGCGTGCTCTGCGCCCCCGACCGGCCCACCCTGCGCACCTGGCTGGCCTCGCCCGACTGCGACGACGTGTTCTTCTTCGGCGGCCCGAAGCAGGGCGCGGAACTCGCCCGTGCCTGCCTGGAGCGGGGCAAGAAGCCCGTCCTGGAACTGGCCGGCAACGACGCCCTGGTGGTGTGGCGGGACGCCGACCTGCCCCGGGCCGCCGACGCCGCGGCGGAGCGCTACCACGGCTCGGGGCAGCTCTGCTTCGCCCCCAAGTTCGCCCTGGTCCACCCGGCCGTGGCCGACCGCTTCACCGCCCTGCTCCACGAGCGGGTGGCCGCGCTGCGGGTCGGCCCGCCGGAGGACCCGGACGTCGTGCTGACCCCCGTGGTCAAGCGCGCCCAGTGCGCGGACGTGCTGGCCGACGCCGTGGCCAAGGGCGCCGAACTCCTGTGCGGCGGCGAGAGCGTCGACGTGGACGGCGCCCCGACGGACCGGGGCCCGTTCGTCCGCCCGGTCCTGCTGCGGGCCCACGGGCTGGCCGCGGCCGCGACGATGCGGGCGGTCGCCGAGGAGACCTTCTTCCCGCTGATGTGCCTGGTCGTGCCGACCGGGCCGGAGCCGGACGGCGCGCTGCTCGACGCGCTGATCTCCTTCGTCAACGCCAACCCCTACGGCCTGCGCAACTCGCTGTGGGCCCGCGACCCGCACGTCGTCGACCGGTTCACCGACGAGGTCGTCAACGGCGGCGTGCTGAAGGTCAACGACAGCCACATCGGCACCCTCCCCGTCCTGCCCGTCATCGGCGGCACCGGCCTCTCCGGCGGTGCGCACGGCGAGGCCAACATCCCGATCCTGCGCACCACCCGTCTACAGGGCATCAGCATCGGCCCCCGCTCCCCCGAACCGTCCGACGCGTGATCCGCACCACCCGCGAGAGAGAGGCACCCCCATGACCGCGCTTTCCGGCACGCCCCTGCTCGACCGCAAGATCGCCCTCTGCTTCGGCCACCTCGACGCCGACGGCAACGGCACCGTCGACCGCGAGGACCTGCTGACCCTGGGCGCCCGGCTGCTCTCCGAGTTCGGCGAGCCGCCGACCTCCCCCAAGGGCACCGCCCTGATGGCGGGCATGGCCCGCTACTGGGAGGCCCTCGCCGCGGCCGCCGACGCCGACGGCGACCGGCGGCTGACCCCCGAGGAGTACCGCGCGGGCATGACCGGCGCCTTCATCACCTCCCCCGACGGCTTCCGCACCGCCCTGCGCCCGCTCACCGAGGCGGTCGTCGCCCTGCTCGACACCGACGGCGACGGCGAGGTCGACGAGCGGGAGTTCCAGTCCTGGCAGCAGGCCTTCCGCACCGCACCCGAACACCGCGCCGCCGCCTTCCGGCACCTCGACACCGACGGCAGCGGCAGGCTCAGCGTGGACGAACTGCTCACCGCCCTCCAGGAGTTCTACCTCAGCCCCGACCCCGACGCCCCGGGCAACTGGCTCTACGGCCCGCTCACCTGACCGGCCCGGCCCGGAGCCGGCTCCGGGCCGGAGAACGGGAACCGCCCGGCTGCCGCGCGTCGCGGCACCCGGGCGGTTCCCGTCCCCTCGCCCCTAGGGCTCGCCCCTCAGGCGGCCTTCGCCTCCGCCGAGACCTGCGCGGGCTCGGGCGGGGAGCCCGCGGGCTTGCGGAAGAAGAAGTAGAGCGTCGGCACCAGGTAGAGCGCCCAGACCCAGACCTGGACCTTGGTCGGGTTCGGCTGGAAGTTGAAGACGCCCTTGAGCAGCGTCCCGTACCAGCTGTCGGCCGGGATGGTGGAGGAGATGTCGAAGGCCAGCGTGCTCAGGCCGGGTATCCAGTCGGCCTCCTGGAGGTCGTGCACGCCGTAGGCGAGGACGCCCGCGGCGACGACGACCAGCATGCCGCCGGTCCAGGTGAAGAACTTCGCCAGGTTGATCTTCAGCGCGCCGCGGTAGAACAGCCAGCCGAGCACCACCGAGGTGAGCAGGCCGAGGGTCGCGCCGACCAGCGGGTTCCAGCCGTCGCCGGTGGCCTGGACGGCGGTCCAGATGAACAGCGCGGTCTCCAGTCCCTCGCGGCCGACGGCCAGGAAGGCGGTGACGACCAGGGCGACGGTGCCCATGGCGAGCGCGGCGTCCAGCTTGCCCTGGAGTTCGCTCTTCAGGTGGCGCGCGGTGCGGCGCATCCAGAAGACCATCCAGGTGACCAGGCCGACCGCGATGATCGACAGGCTGCCGCCGAGCGCCTCCTGGGCCTCGAAGGACAGCTGGTTGGAGCCGAACTGGAGCAGCGCGCCGAAGGCCATCGCCAGCACGACGGCGCTGCCGACGCCGATCCACACCGGGCCGAGGCGGTCCCTGCGGTCGGTCTTGACCAGGTAGGCGATCAGGATGCAGACCACCAGGCTGGCTTCGAGGCCCTCGCGCAGGCCGATCAGGTAATTGGCGAACACGGCGGTTCTCCTTCTCCAGACTTCAGAAGAGCGGGGCGGGGGGTCAGCCGAGGAGGGTCTGGCCCCACCACTCGCCGGGCTTGCGGACACCGGGCGGGCAGGCGAAGTGGGCGGAGGCGACGTGGGTGATGTACTCGTTGAGCGCGTCGTCGGCCGCGAGCTTGGTCTGCAGCGGGACGAACGCCTTGCGGGTGTCGCGCTGGTAGGCCAGGAAGAACAGGCCGGCGTCCAGGCGGCCGAGGCCGTCGGTGCCGTCGGTGAAGGAGTAGCCGCGGCGCAGGATCATCAGCCCGTCGTTGCTGTCGGGGTGCGCCAGGCGGACGTGCGAGTCGGCGGGCATCGCGGACAGGTCGGGGGTGTCGCGTTCCTTCTGCTTGCCGTAGGGGGCGCCCTCGATCTTGGTGCGGCCGAAGGTGTCCTCCTGGTCCTTGAGCGAGGCGCGGTCCCAGGTCTCGATGGTCATCCGGATGCGGCGGGCGACGAGGTAGGAGCCGCCGGTCATCCAGTCGGTGCCGTCGCCGGGGCGGCCCATACGTGCTGGGCGAGCGCGTCGGCGTCGGTCCCGGCGATGTTGTGGGTGCCGTCCTTGAAGCCCATCAGGTTGCGCGGGGTCTGGCTGTCGGGCGTGGTGGAGGAGGTCTTGCCGAAGCCGAGCTGCGACCAGCGGACGTTGACCACGCCCATGCCGATCCGGGCCAGGTTGCGGATCGCGTGCACGGCGACCTGCGGGTCGTCGGCGCAGGCCTGGACGCACAGGTCGCCGCCGCTGCGGGCCGCCTCCAGCCGGTCGCCCTTGAACTTCGGCAGGTCGACCAGCGCCTCCGGGCGCCTGGCCTTGAGTCCGAACCGGTCCTGGCCGTCCTTCTCGAACAGCGTCGGCCCGAAGCCGATGGTCAGGGTGAGGCGGGAGGGGGGCAGGCCCAGCGCCTCGCCGGTGTCGTCCGGCGGGGACTCGGGGACGACGCCGACCGCACCGCCGCCGACCTCGCGCCCGCCGGTGAGCGAGGCGGCCGCCTTCGTCCACTCCTTGAGCATCTTCACCAGGGCGTCGCGGTCGTCGGTGATCACGTCGAACGCGGCGAAGTGCAGCCGGTCCTGGACCGGGGTGGAGATGCCCGCCTGGTGCTCGCCGTAGAACGGGACGTCGGGGGCCTGCGGGGCGGGGCCGCCGTCCCCGTCCGACATGGTCGCGGCGGCCACCGTGCCCACCGCGGCCGCGCCGAGCGCGACGCCGGCTCCCGCCCAGCCTATGACGGCACGCCGGCTGAGCCCGGCGCGCGGCGCGGGCCCGCCGCTCTCGGCGGGGGGCGCCTGCTGCTCGTTCTCGGCGTCCATCTCTGGTGTTCCCTCTCGGACGTGAAACCGGGTGCGGGTGCCGCCGCTGCTGCGACAGCACCCTGACGGAGGCTTAGCTTACGCTGGCCTTACCTCGCATTCGGCCCCGGGCACCCCGTTTGACCTGGGCTTGACCGGACGGTCGCGGCTACTTGACCACCACGGCGGCGGCCAGCTTGGACAGCGGCTCGCCGAGCGAGTTGACCGCGTCCGAGAAGGTCTTGCGCTCGTCCTCGGTGACCTTGTCGTACGTGGTGTAGGTGCCGTCGGCGTTGCGGTACTTGCCGAGCAGCGCGGTGATCTTCTCGAACTCGCCGTCCAGGGTCTTGGACAGCTCCGGGTCGTTCTCGGAGGCGACCGGCTTGAGCAGTTCGTAGGCCTGGCGGGCGCCCTCGACGTTGGCGGCGAAGTCGGAGAGGTCGGTGTGGCTGTAGCGGTCCTCCTCACCGGTGATCTTGTTCTTGGAGACCTCGTCCAGCAGTTCCTTGGCACCGTTGGCCATGCCGGTGGGGGTGATCTCGGCGCTGGGGATGCGGGTCTGCCAGTCCTTCAGGTCGGTGACCAGCTGGGTGGCGAGGGTCTTCTCCTCGTCGCCGATCTTCCCGTCCTCCCAGAGCGACTTCTCCAGGCGGTGCCAGCCGGTCCACGCCTGGCCCTCCTCCAGGCCGTCCTCGCGGGTGTCGGTCTTCGGGTCGATGTCACCGAAGCTCTCGGCCACCGGCTCGGTGCGCTCCCAGCCCACCCGGGAGGCGGCGAACAGCGACTTGGCCTTCTCCACGTCGCCCGCGGTGATCGCGGCGGCGAACTGCTCCACCACCGGGATGGTGGCGTCGGCCTGCTCCTGGGCGTAGGTGCGGTAGTCGGTGACCGCCCGGGTCAGCCGGTCGTCGGTCTTCGCCGAGGCCGAGGCGCCGGCCGTGACGGTGATCTTCTGCCGGATGCCGTCGCCGGTCATGCCCGGCTTGCAGGCGACCTCGTAGGTGCCGGCCTTGATCTCGGCGTTGATGGTCGCCTTGGTGCCGGGGCCGATGTTCTCCCGCTCGGTGACGATCTTGTCGCCGTCGGCGTAGACGTACACCTCGGTGACCTTGTTGCCCTTGTTCGCCACCGCCAACTCGACGTGCCCGGCCGGGAAGGAGGTCTTCGACAGGGCACACGTGCTGTCCGTCGCGGTCACCTGCACCGGGCCGGAGGCGGCGGAGCCGTCCGCCGCGGTCGGGGCACCGTCGTCCTTCTTCGAGCACCCCACCAGCGCGGCACCCGCCACGGCGAGGACCAGGAACGCGGCAGCAGACGTACGGCGGGCAGGCATGCTCACTCCAGGAACGAGAGGGTTGGGCCGGTGCGGCGGCCGCTCGGGAACCCCCGGAGACCGCCAGGTAAGCTAAGGCATACCTTAGGTCCCCCGCCACACCGGGTCGACACCCCGGGCCGGACGGAGTCGCCCCGCAGCTCCCCACCCGCCCCTCATTTCCGGCCAACTCCCCCGGCAATGGCCGGAGTTCACCCCGACCCCACCCGCTCCGGGAGCCCCGCGTGTGACCGGAACCACTGCCCCGGAGCGGCAGCCGCGCACACGGCGGCGCGGCGCGGGGCAGTTGTCCGCCCCACGCCGCGCCGGTCTTGTCCCGTCTTGTCTACTCGGGGAGGTTGCGGGCCATCACGATGCGCTGGACCTGGTTGGTGCCCTCGTAGATCTGGGTGATCTTCGCGTCCCGCATCATCCGCTCCACCGGGTAGTCCCG
This is a stretch of genomic DNA from Kitasatospora fiedleri. It encodes these proteins:
- a CDS encoding aldehyde dehydrogenase family protein, with the translated sequence MELAPAPPQSAYPVLVGGVPAPGDGWVHWPRSSAMLREPYEVLALKARLDHGRADPADHADPRLVGRVARSTPEQAATALARARAAQPLWARVPLERRLEFVAAFHRLLRERAEEVVGALVAEGYPVRVARWSLAAALDLTHPDTLAHTRAAMRWEGEQDGRLVRLVRKPDGVVGLSPARNAPMLTATAAVPVLAGGNAVVVNAPPTAPLSTAFVFHELIAPLLAAHGAPPGALSVLCAPDRPTLRTWLASPDCDDVFFFGGPKQGAELARACLERGKKPVLELAGNDALVVWRDADLPRAADAAAERYHGSGQLCFAPKFALVHPAVADRFTALLHERVAALRVGPPEDPDVVLTPVVKRAQCADVLADAVAKGAELLCGGESVDVDGAPTDRGPFVRPVLLRAHGLAAAATMRAVAEETFFPLMCLVVPTGPEPDGALLDALISFVNANPYGLRNSLWARDPHVVDRFTDEVVNGGVLKVNDSHIGTLPVLPVIGGTGLSGGAHGEANIPILRTTRLQGISIGPRSPEPSDA
- the efeO gene encoding iron uptake system protein EfeO; this encodes MPARRTSAAAFLVLAVAGAALVGCSKKDDGAPTAADGSAASGPVQVTATDSTCALSKTSFPAGHVELAVANKGNKVTEVYVYADGDKIVTERENIGPGTKATINAEIKAGTYEVACKPGMTGDGIRQKITVTAGASASAKTDDRLTRAVTDYRTYAQEQADATIPVVEQFAAAITAGDVEKAKSLFAASRVGWERTEPVAESFGDIDPKTDTREDGLEEGQAWTGWHRLEKSLWEDGKIGDEEKTLATQLVTDLKDWQTRIPSAEITPTGMANGAKELLDEVSKNKITGEEDRYSHTDLSDFAANVEGARQAYELLKPVASENDPELSKTLDGEFEKITALLGKYRNADGTYTTYDKVTEDERKTFSDAVNSLGEPLSKLAAAVVVK
- a CDS encoding EF-hand domain-containing protein; amino-acid sequence: MTALSGTPLLDRKIALCFGHLDADGNGTVDREDLLTLGARLLSEFGEPPTSPKGTALMAGMARYWEALAAAADADGDRRLTPEEYRAGMTGAFITSPDGFRTALRPLTEAVVALLDTDGDGEVDEREFQSWQQAFRTAPEHRAAAFRHLDTDGSGRLSVDELLTALQEFYLSPDPDAPGNWLYGPLT
- a CDS encoding (R)-mandelonitrile lyase; amino-acid sequence: MEFLPQQPTGRGPAEWFTGDVWWDVLAAGAEPSRLRANLVRFAPGARTHWHTHALGQTLHVVSGTALVGTRDGTVLEAHPGESVVCPPGETHWHGAVPDRFMAHLALWEATADGTPETVWAEPVTPEQYGAPRHRSDPAARH
- the efeU gene encoding iron uptake transporter permease EfeU, whose protein sequence is MFANYLIGLREGLEASLVVCILIAYLVKTDRRDRLGPVWIGVGSAVVLAMAFGALLQFGSNQLSFEAQEALGGSLSIIAVGLVTWMVFWMRRTARHLKSELQGKLDAALAMGTVALVVTAFLAVGREGLETALFIWTAVQATGDGWNPLVGATLGLLTSVVLGWLFYRGALKINLAKFFTWTGGMLVVVAAGVLAYGVHDLQEADWIPGLSTLAFDISSTIPADSWYGTLLKGVFNFQPNPTKVQVWVWALYLVPTLYFFFRKPAGSPPEPAQVSAEAKAA
- a CDS encoding helix-turn-helix domain-containing protein, encoding MDNSQEVREFLTSRRAKITPDLVGLPAGPRRRVPGLRRSEVAALADLSVEYYARLERGHLAGASPAVLEAVARALRLDDAERSHLLHLARAADGSDALTRPRRRADRPPAPHRSLQWTLDAITGGPAFVRNGRTDLVAANPLARAFYADVYASAGPHPPNFARFQFLDPAARRFHPGWDGHADITVAILRTEAGRNPHDRRLHDLVGELSTRSDEFRTRWGAHDVRHHGTGTKHFHHPAVGDLTLAYEGMRLTADPDLVLTVYTAEPGSPSEDRLRLLASWGATRETARA